The Halichondria panicea chromosome 14, odHalPani1.1, whole genome shotgun sequence genome contains a region encoding:
- the LOC135347509 gene encoding uncharacterized protein LOC135347509, whose product MSKKNNKDRVKDIDLLKVDDSILDEDDVVSAASELDGIASEFFLFGCALGIARGMMKQLQDNYRYKQRQGLQAVLDEYVLGNHDTDKFGHPTWRNIIAAVSNSMGGNNHRLAKKIAANHGLGTSKKIPSTEESSRSFVDVTMKRNQEEVARSLHDPQRRCSAPPTPAAPPCNHPHDHSHHSTAPTPLQQNVYQNLPLYTDSQPHHTPVPSNFQRPPQQRYYPNPSDRKNVQRRCLAPINEPAGSIENPPTSWHDHSHNPQPHPQYDHQAQQRDPCYTHYQKMATRVPPQPNLGTQPPVPHASSHRQHGRMQDDYQQPHQGESQSHQGKKTPRTEMITGYSTRLHNMDLAGVPNQQPSTMAGAYYSPQLTRSEGFTQNQSKPTIAASQQLSQTFTTVENYQENIPGGRSRIVGLNTPRNMDIPDSVTTESTPDQSPPSSRRVWGPLSSQRSPNVEHQQPTSTPNTQGTVPLASRGPTNRETEVTPIRGAAYEPRRDQQYEQSHNDPAVFHIASKMSEMSVGIPITPKTAIPQTINQQKFIQADKRHEILNEQQQDAFVGQRGANVLEQQRGQRQLKSGTPPQNHNQQPKVPQDPNQQPLSRDNESLATAMNSSLGTQTSVGSSTLSEYSSFDDDVSTSSVSGLKSSIFSNPSNTVPFPSPNLPVMGAEHGHLGARENRDVYSSTKYQQDGYDDETTSATTPQSSLSTYASEFQGNLSLPTDNPPREHVHVDDRYRATHGKYSSAPVYPPNASGDVLPAIPGESPPNIIRNPHLNTSMTDTEWSDQSMDRDCERLPILTEANRRVIPEDTNEYVATKPPAVASASSEEGYTSFAIHQTQGGMYKAENGPPVTYHKTVDRLENNSLVLPNKPEDLRILPSTIQGSPKQSTARQQPPHASPPQNIMASASPIKHDLKKDLKENMPQLIPAANIEEPEQCTSMRSSVTEAPEQVPFSQEHYSPNQIGGSSAIVQSTPSLTTNQCSPESLEDSQDQQEVQQTQFPVEPSSTHHQETQDAQPLSYSEHVQKTVRTMADGEKLHFDCCGACIRGEVKHKSVRLSFGLVSPLLGENPMSIHEEKYSMEKQPHGLAVIINNENFKKHDTRKGTKLDERNLTMTFRYLGFNVEAYHDLTKAQMCTLFANIQEREHSNYDSFVCCILTHGDNGNLIGSDSQPVDIYELTQYLRARNCPGLRGKPKMFFIQACRGPTQCFMVATDGGNDNSVDVEREDIDCDGPSGQNPEGSILGKFILRSFPEITQNEQIKADGVIPDVADFIFAYATPPGHVAYRDLQHGSWYISELCKALCMYSSVLSLEAIMTKVRCKVGTDYSHLYFKQAPETTTRLRAQVFF is encoded by the exons ATGAGCAAGAAAAATAATAAGGACCGAGTCAAGGACATAGATTTGTTGAAGGTGGATGACAGTATTctag ATGAAGATGATGTTGTAAGTGCTGCCAGCGAACTTGATGGCATAGCCTCAGAGTTTTTTTTGTTTGGATGTGCTCTCGGTATTGCGCGTGGAATGATGAAACAGCTACAGGACAATTACAGGTACAAGCAGAGGCAAGGCTTGCAGGCGGTTTTGGACGAGTACGTGCTGGGGAACCATGACACCGATAAATTTGGACACCCCACTTGGAGGAACATTATCGCTGCTGTCAGCAATTCCATGGGGGGTAACAACCATAGGCTTGCTAAGAAAATTGCTGCAAATCATGGAT TGGGGACCTCAAAAAAAATACCTTCCACTGAAGAATCGTCAAGATCGTTCGTGGACGTTACTATGAAGAGAAATCAAGAGGAAGTGGCTCGCAGTTTACACGATCCGCAACGTCGTTGTTCCGCACCCCCAACCCCAGCTGCACCCCCCTGTAATCATCCACACGACCATTCGCATCATTCGACTGCTCCTACACCATTGCAGCAAAACGTGTATCAGAATCTTCCACTATATACTGATTCCCAGCCACACCACACCCCAGTTCCTAGCAATTTTCAAAGACCTCCTCAGCAACGATACTATCCGAACCCCTCTGATCGTAAAAACGTGCAAAGAAGATGTTTAGCTCCTATTAATGAGCCAGCAGGAAGTATTGAAAATCCCCCAACTTCCTGGCATGACCATTCACACAATCCACAACCTCATCCACAGTACGATCATCAAGCACAACAACGTGACCCATGCTACACACATTATCAGAAAATGGCTACTCGTGTACCACCGCAGCCCAACCTCGGAACCCAACCTCCCGTACCTCATGCGAGCTCACATAGACAGCACGGACGAATGCAAGATGATTATCAGCAGCCTCATCAAGGTGAATCTCAATCACACCAAGGCAAGAAAACCCCTCGTACGGAGATGATTACTGGCTATTCTACCCGGCTTCACAACATGGATCTAGCTGGAGTTCCAAACCAGCAGCCATCAACAATGGCCGGTGCCTACTACTCTCCACAACTGACACGATCTGAGGGCTTCACCCAAAATCAATCGAAACCAACGATTGCAGCAAGTCAGCAACTATCTCAAACTTTTACTACTGTCGAGAACTACCAAGAAAACATACCTGGAGGACGTTCTAGGATTGTTGGCCTCAATACTCCCCGGAATATGGATATACCCGATTCTGTAACTACTGAAAGTACTCCTGATCAGAGCCCGCCTTCTTCACGTCGTGTTTGGGGTCCACTTTCCTCTCAAAGATCCCCAAATGTGGAACATCAACAACCCACTAGTACTCCAAATACTCAAGGAACTGTTCCACTAGCTTCACGTGGCCCTACAAACCGTGAAACAGAAGTGACACCAATTCGTGGAGCGGCATATGAACCCAGAAGAGATCAGCAGTATGAACAATCGCATAATGACCCTGCTGTATTTCACATTGCTAGCAAAATGTCTGAAATGAGTGTTGGAATTCCAATAACCCCTAAGACCGCTATCCCTCAGACAATCAATCAGCAAAAGTTTATTCAAGCTGACAAACGACACGAAATTTTAAATGAGCAACAGCAAGATGCTTTTGTTGGCCAGCGTGGTGCAAATGTGTTGGAACAGCAACGAGGACAGCGCCAACTAAAAAGTGGTACTCCTccacaaaaccacaatcaACAACCAAAAGTACCACAAGACCCCAATCAGCAACCATTATCTAGAGATAACGAATCTCTCGCCACAGCAATGAATTCCTCACTCGGTACCCAAACAAGCGTGGGTAGCTCTACACTCAGCGAGTACAGTAGCTTCGATGATGATGTCTCGACAAGTAGTGTTAGTGGTCTCAAGTCCTCGATCTTCAGCAACCCCTCAAACACAGTTCCCTTTCCTTCTCCTAATCTCCCTGTCATGGGTGCTGAACATGGACATCTTGGTGCAAGAGAAAATCGTGATGTCTACAGTTCGACGAAATATCAACAAGATGGATACGACGACGAAACTACAAGTGCCACAACTCCACAATCATCACTGAGCACGTATGCTAGTGAGTTCCAAGGCAATTTGTCACTACCGACAGATAACCCCCCCAGAGAGCATGTTCATGTCGACGATCGATACCGTGCAACCCATGGGAAATATTCTAGTGCTCCTGTTTACCCCCCAAATGCGAGTGGAGACGTGTTGCCAGCTATTCCTGGTGAAAGTCCACCGAATATCATTCGGAACCCCCATTTAAATACAAGCATGACTGATACTGAGTGGAGTGATCAAAGTATGGACCGTGATTGTGAGAGACTACCAATTCTAACTGAAGCAAATCGACGAGTTATTCCCGAAGATACAAATGAATATGTCGCGACCAAGCCACCAGCTGTTGCAAGTGCAAGTTCTGAAGAAGGATACACGAGTTTTGCCATTCATCAAACTCAGGGAGGAATGTACAAGGCGGAGAATGGGCCTCCTGTTACATATCACAAAACTGTAGACAGGTTGGAAAATAACTCTTTGGTATTGCCAAATAAGCCCGAGGATTTAAGGATACTTCCGTCCACCATCCAAGGAAGTCCTAAACAAAGCACAGCTCGGCAGCAACCTCCACATGCCTCCCCCCCACAAAATATCATGGCTAGTGCCTCACCCATCAAGCACGATCTCAAGAAAGACCTCAAAGAAAACATGCCCCAACTGATTCCAGCTGCTAACATCGAAGAACCTGAACAGTGTACCTCAATGCGCTCCAGTGTGACCGAGGCTCCAGAGCAAGTACCATTCAGTCAAGAACATTACTCACCAAACCAAATAGGCGGTTCTTCCGCTATTGTGCAGAGCACCCCCTCACTAACCACAAATCAATGCTCGCCCGAATCGCTCGAAGATTCTCAGGATCAACAGGAAGTCCAGCAGACCCAGTTTCCAGTGGAGCCTTCTTCTACTCACCACCAGGAAACACAAG ATGCACAACCATTGAGCTACAGCGAACATGTCCAAAAAACCGTTAGAACAATGGCCGATGGTGAAAAACTTCATTTTGATTGCTGTGGAGCATGTATACGAGGAGAAGTCAAGCACAAAAGTGTGCGCCTCAGTTTTGGTCTCGTTTCACCTCTCCTGGGAGAAAACCCAATGTCGATTCACGAAGAAAAGTATTCAATGGAAAAACAGCCCCATGGTTTGGCAGTGATCATCAATAATGAAAATTTTAAGAAACACGATACTCGAAAAGGCACAAAGTTGGATGAACGAAACCTCACCATGACATTTCGTTATCTTGGCTTCAATGTTGAGGCCTACCACGACCTCACCAAGGCCCAAATGTGTACCCTTTTTGCCAACATTCAAGAAAGAGAGCATTCGAACTACGACAGCTTCGTGTGTTGCATACTAACTCATGGTGACAATGGCAACCTTATAGGCTCAGACAGCCAGCCTGTTGATATTTATGAACTCACTCAGTATCTTCGTGCTCGTAACTGTCCTGGTCTGAGAGGTAAACCCAAAATGTTCTTTATCCAGGCGTGCAGAGGGCCTACGCAATGTTTCATGGTGGCAACTGACGGAGGTAACGACAACTCAGTAGATGTTGAACGTGAAGATATTGACTGTGATGGTCCAAGCGGGCAAAATCCAGAGGGGAGTATTCTCGGAAAATTTATTCTTCGTTCCTTCCCGGAAATCACACAAAACGAACAGATTAAAGCTGATGGTGTGATTCCGGATGTAGCCGATTTCATATTTGCTTATGCTACTCCACCCGGTCATGTTGCCTATAGGGATTTGCAACACGGATCGTGGTATATATCGGAGCTTTGTAAAGCATTGTGTATGTACAGCAGTGTCTTATCGCTGGAGGCCATCATGACCAAGGTCCGCTGTAAGGTGGGCACTGATTATAGTCACTTGTATTTCAAGCAAGCTCCCGAAACAACCACTAGACTTCGAGCTCAAGTTTTCTTCTGA
- the LOC135347539 gene encoding TNF receptor-associated factor 3-like isoform X1: protein MSGTNIRCIFCSKYLISGTNPRQATCGDRLCGACFTEREKGEREILCPVCHEMIILPESFRDKAVEVEAANVTAKCSNKDCPWEGLCKNLESHEGDCKFGMVKCPNSGCSVMLPREQVEVHRQQCYYQQVSCHLCGISMARGNIQAHIDRDCLASAVECGNKCGVKVARGMMSEHLQKECRLQSFTCTVANCTFKGTSKQLQEHESKGVVFHLRCVSKTVDELKNTSALLARCVPQPTTEKLATERDKALSQAVADITEKLKTMGDNITDKLEPAVFHLQEAANEMGVTLQTVQATTYDGKFIWKIPEVLRRRNEARSGKTISLYSAPFYTSRHGYKLCLRLYMNGDGSGKGTHLSFFITLMRGEYDALLPWPFRQAVNLTLVDQNKQRDIVQSFRPEPTSSSFQRPRNEMNVASGCPTFALVSVLDNVSYVKDDTLFLKCKVDLIGLESIY, encoded by the exons ATGAGTGGAACTAATATTCGCTGCATCTTCTGCTCTAAGTATCTCATCAGTGGTACCAACCCAAGGCAGGCAACGTGTGGGGACAGGCTCTGTGGAGCCTGTTTCACTGAGAG GGAGAAAGGGGAAAGAGAGATACTGTGTCCAGTGTGCCATGAAATGATAATTCTACCTGAG AGTTTTCGAGACAAAGCCGTTGAAGTAGAAGCTGCCAACGTGACTGCGAAATGCTCCAACAAAGACTGTCCCTGGGAGGGCCTCTGTAAGAACCTTGAG AGCCACGAGGGGGATTGCAAGTTTGGGATGGTGAAGTGTCCGAACAGTGGTTGCTCGGTAATGTTGCCCCGAGAGCAAGTGGAGGTCCATAGACAGCAGTGCTACTACCAGCAAGTGTCGTGTCATCTGTGTGGGATTTCAATGGCCAGAGGCAATATACAG GCACATATTGACAGGGACTGTCTTGCATCTGCGGTCGAGTGTGGCAACAAATGTGGAGTCAAAGTTGCCAGGGGAATG ATGAGCGAGCACTTACAGAAGGAATGTCGCTTACAATCATTTACGTGCACTGTTGCTAATTGCACATTTAAG GGTACTTCCAAGCAACTCCAGGAACACGAATCCAAGGGCGTGGTGTTTCATCTAAGATGTGTGAGCAAGACTGTTGATGAGCTCAAGAACACTAGTGCCCTACTCGCTCGCTGCGTGCCTCAACCAACCACTGAGAAACTTGCTACTGAGAGGGACAAAGCTTTAAGCCAAGCGGTGGCGGATATAACTGAAAAATTAAAAACAATGGGAGACAATATCACAGACAAATTGGAACCAGCTGTATTTCATCTGCAAGAAGCCGCTAATGAAATGGGTGTAACATTGCAAACCGTACAAGCTACAACCTACGATGGAAAATTCATTTGGAAGATTCCTGAAGTACTGCGAAGAAGAAACGAAGCTAGAAGTGGGAAAACTATATCTCTGTATTCTGCTCCATTTTATACGAGTCGCCATGGATACAAGCTCTGTCTAAGGCTCTACATGAATGGCGATGGTTCTGGGAAGGGCACCCACTTATCATTCTTTATCACCCTAATGCGAGGGGAATACGATGCCCTCCTCCCCTGGCCGTTCAGACAGGCAGTCAATCTGACCTTGGTGGACCAGAACAAGCAGCGGGACATTGTCCAATCGTTCCGTCCTGAACCAACCTCCTCATCATTCCAGAGACCACGCAATGAGATGAACGTTGCCTCAGGTTGTCCCACATTCGCCCTCGTTTCTGTCCTTGACAACGTCTCCTACGTCAAGGATGATACCTTGTTCCTCAAATGCAAGGTGGACCTCATCGGACTTGAAAGTATCTACTAA
- the LOC135347539 gene encoding TNF receptor-associated factor 3-like isoform X2 — protein sequence MSGTNIRCIFCSKYLISGTNPRQATCGDRLCGACFTEREKGEREILCPVCHEMIILPESFRDKAVEVEAANVTAKCSNKDCPWEGLCKNLESHEGDCKFGMVKCPNSGCSVMLPREQVEVHRQQCYYQQVSCHLCGISMARGNIQAHIDRDCLASAVECGNKCGVKVARGMGTSKQLQEHESKGVVFHLRCVSKTVDELKNTSALLARCVPQPTTEKLATERDKALSQAVADITEKLKTMGDNITDKLEPAVFHLQEAANEMGVTLQTVQATTYDGKFIWKIPEVLRRRNEARSGKTISLYSAPFYTSRHGYKLCLRLYMNGDGSGKGTHLSFFITLMRGEYDALLPWPFRQAVNLTLVDQNKQRDIVQSFRPEPTSSSFQRPRNEMNVASGCPTFALVSVLDNVSYVKDDTLFLKCKVDLIGLESIY from the exons ATGAGTGGAACTAATATTCGCTGCATCTTCTGCTCTAAGTATCTCATCAGTGGTACCAACCCAAGGCAGGCAACGTGTGGGGACAGGCTCTGTGGAGCCTGTTTCACTGAGAG GGAGAAAGGGGAAAGAGAGATACTGTGTCCAGTGTGCCATGAAATGATAATTCTACCTGAG AGTTTTCGAGACAAAGCCGTTGAAGTAGAAGCTGCCAACGTGACTGCGAAATGCTCCAACAAAGACTGTCCCTGGGAGGGCCTCTGTAAGAACCTTGAG AGCCACGAGGGGGATTGCAAGTTTGGGATGGTGAAGTGTCCGAACAGTGGTTGCTCGGTAATGTTGCCCCGAGAGCAAGTGGAGGTCCATAGACAGCAGTGCTACTACCAGCAAGTGTCGTGTCATCTGTGTGGGATTTCAATGGCCAGAGGCAATATACAG GCACATATTGACAGGGACTGTCTTGCATCTGCGGTCGAGTGTGGCAACAAATGTGGAGTCAAAGTTGCCAGGGGAATG GGTACTTCCAAGCAACTCCAGGAACACGAATCCAAGGGCGTGGTGTTTCATCTAAGATGTGTGAGCAAGACTGTTGATGAGCTCAAGAACACTAGTGCCCTACTCGCTCGCTGCGTGCCTCAACCAACCACTGAGAAACTTGCTACTGAGAGGGACAAAGCTTTAAGCCAAGCGGTGGCGGATATAACTGAAAAATTAAAAACAATGGGAGACAATATCACAGACAAATTGGAACCAGCTGTATTTCATCTGCAAGAAGCCGCTAATGAAATGGGTGTAACATTGCAAACCGTACAAGCTACAACCTACGATGGAAAATTCATTTGGAAGATTCCTGAAGTACTGCGAAGAAGAAACGAAGCTAGAAGTGGGAAAACTATATCTCTGTATTCTGCTCCATTTTATACGAGTCGCCATGGATACAAGCTCTGTCTAAGGCTCTACATGAATGGCGATGGTTCTGGGAAGGGCACCCACTTATCATTCTTTATCACCCTAATGCGAGGGGAATACGATGCCCTCCTCCCCTGGCCGTTCAGACAGGCAGTCAATCTGACCTTGGTGGACCAGAACAAGCAGCGGGACATTGTCCAATCGTTCCGTCCTGAACCAACCTCCTCATCATTCCAGAGACCACGCAATGAGATGAACGTTGCCTCAGGTTGTCCCACATTCGCCCTCGTTTCTGTCCTTGACAACGTCTCCTACGTCAAGGATGATACCTTGTTCCTCAAATGCAAGGTGGACCTCATCGGACTTGAAAGTATCTACTAA
- the LOC135347525 gene encoding uncharacterized protein LOC135347525: MAASEINPSNFISTGPPPSIANSGSSLQQAPSRRNSSLPNPIPHILERQRHSVTSKLMNSKALSEMQQASSRRNSSLIPNPIPHILERHRHSVTSQLMNSKELSEMQQASSRRNSSLLSNPIPHILERHRHSVTSKSTNSNELSKMQQASSRRNSSLPNPIPHILERHRHSVTSKSTNSNELSEMQQASSRRNSSLLSNPIPHILERHRHSVTSQLMNSKELSEMQQASSRRNSSLLPNPIPHILERHMHSVTSKELFGMQQTPSRRSSSIANPFPHILERVMNGSAIGAEESNTCTLSGSKIEHHKSIQHISELREEPSEENVNHKLRFKRFAFQVKNKVIWEKRLQTAEKNLKTMMPTAIDQETQRLTFNLGAFNQKSYGGLSLIAKIILMQPSFNRTDEELKYIHQFTSRLKCFDRYSIHVRKELARVLYYESFKRRQVVIRQGDIGFNFYFILSGNVVVEMQEEDKKTGEKQTMIIGELGAGASFGELALLHNDRRRATIVCNEDCEFLKIDKPDYDEVLRKNHEWEWNTRTEYLKNHHLFCLWNPTYLRFAIQGSVLIEYPSDTLILKDLSSPPDKVFFIVKGTCIVAEKVYLLESIKNSTQVHLITKEKLPQSPDSKPDCTHNHRHSGYRPINSGDSRRVIRWWIIRTLRPGDYFGVGEGREGTSVISNMKVEILQVNKTVFKNYDRWKTLVSMKNAAMEFYPTRQAALKSYIQTIKWREYKRKLVIEAVQKKKTRSNNYRAYLNY, translated from the coding sequence ATGGCTGCGTCTGAAATCAACCCTTCCAATTTCATCTCAACTGGACCACCACCCTCCATTGCAAATTCTGGGTCTAGCCTGCAGCAAGCCCCAAGCAGACGTAATTCCAGCCTTCCAAACCCAATCCCTCACATCCTTGAGAGGCAAAGGCATAGTGTGACCTCTAAGCTGATGAACAGCAAGGCATTGTCTGAAATGCAGCAAGCCTCAAGCAGACGTAACTCAAGCCTCATTCCAAACCCGATCCCTCACATCCTTGAGAGGCACAGGCATAGTGTGACCTCTCAGCTGATGAACAGCAAGGAATTATCTGAAATGCAGCAAGCCTCAAGCAGACGTAACTCAAGCCTCCTTTCAAACCCGATCCCTCACATCCTTGAGAGGCACAGGCATAGTGTGACCTCTAAGTCGACGAACAGCAACGAATTATCTAAAATGCAGCAAGCCTCAAGCAGACGTAACTCCAGCCTTCCAAACCCGATTCCTCACATCCTTGAGAGGCACAGGCATAGTGTGACCTCTAAGTCGACAAACAGCAACGAATTATCTGAAATGCAGCAAGCCTCAAGCAGACGTAACTCAAGCCTCCTTTCAAACCCAATCCCTCACATCCTTGAGAGGCACAGGCATAGTGTGACCTCTCAGCTGATGAACAGCAAGGAATTATCTGAAATGCAGCAAGCCTCAAGCAGACGTAACTCAAGCCTCCTTCCAAACCCGATCCCTCACATCCTTGAAAGGCACATGCATAGTGTGACCTCAAAGGAATTATTTGGAATGCAGCAAACCCCAAGCAGACGTAGCTCCAGCATCGCAAACCCGTTTCCTCATATCCTAGAGAGGGTGATGAACGGCAGTGCCATTGGGGCTGAAGAGAGCAACACCTGTACACTATCTGGCAGTAAAATTGAACACCACAAATCTATACAGCACATTTCGGAGCTGAGGGAGGAACCGAGTGAAGAAAATGTTAATCACAAGTTACGCTTTAAGAGATTTGCATTTCAAGTTAAGAACAAGGTAATATGGGAGAAGAGATTACAAACTGCTGAAAAAAATCTCAAGACTATGATGCCAACTGCAATCGATCAGGAGACACAAAGACTTACCTTCAATCTGGGTGCCTTTAATCAGAAATCGTACGGTGGACTATCACTGATAGCTAAGATTATCCTCATGCAACCGTCCTTCAATAGGACAGATGAAGAGCTCAAGTATATACATCAGTTTACTAGCCGTCTCAAGTGTTTCGATCGCTACTCTATCCACGTCCGAAAGGAACTAGCGAGAGTGCTCTACTACGAGTCCTTCAAGAGGAGGCAAGTGGTGATAAGACAGGGGGACATTGGATttaatttttattttattcTCTCCGGAAATGTGGTTGTCGAAATGCAGGAGGAAGACAAGAAGACGGGAGAGAAGCAAACCATGATTATCGGTGAGCTAGGAGCGGGGGCCAGCTTTGGAGAACTGGCACTCCTTCACAATGACAGGAGGAGGGCAACAATTGTGTGTAACGAGGACTGCGAATTCTTGAAAATAGACAAACCAGATTACGATGAAGTGTTGAGGAAAAATCATGAGTGGGAATGGAATACCCGTACGGAGTATTTGAAGAACCACCATTTGTTTTGTTTATGGAATCCAACCTACCTGCGCTTTGCTATACAAGGGTCAGTGCTTATCGAGTATCCATCGGATACCCTCATATTGAAAGACTTAAGCTCACCTCCCGATAAAGTGTTCTTCATTGTCAAAGGTACTTGTATTGTGGCGGAAAAAGTGTATCTACTTGAGAGCATTAAGAACAGTACACAAGTTCATTTAATTACCAAGGAAAAGCTACCACAATCTCCTGACTCAAAACCAGACTGTACTCACAATCACCGTCACTCAGGCTACCGACCAATCAACAGTGGCGATAGTCGACGAGTAATCAGATGGTGGATTATACGCACCTTACGACCGGGTGACTACTTCGGAGTAGGGGAGGGGAGAGAGGGAACGAGCGTCATCTCAAACATGAAAGTGGAGATACTCCAAGTAAACAAGACGGTGTTTAAGAATTATGACCGCTGGAAGACGTTGGTGAGTATGAAGAATGCAGCAATGGAGTTCTATCCCACACGACAAGCTGCACTGAAGAGCTATATTCAAACCATCAAGTGGAGAGAATACAAACGAAAGCTTGTGATTGAAGCAGTCCAGAAGAAGAAGACTCGTTCAAACAATTACCGAGCCTACTTGAATTATTGA